The genomic interval TTTCTATATTCTCTATTTCTTTTAATATTTCTACTTTTGAACTCAAAAGCCTTTTTGCTTCTTCTACTATTTCTGGATCTTTTTCAAGAAGTTTGATTGAAAACCACCTTTTATTGTAGGAAAGTTTCTCATCCTTTAATTTTAAAAGTAAAAGAGAAATAGCATTTTCCAAATCCTCTGAATATGTTGGGGTAAAACCAACCGGTTTTAAGTCTTTTGTTGCTACTCTTAGTACGGTTTCCGAGAGTTCCTCAAATCCTCTTTTTTTTATGGCAGAAATGGAAATCACAGGTAAACCTAAAATTTGAGAAAGGAGTTTCTCATCTATTGAGAATCCTGCACTTTCAAGGTCATCAATTTTATTGAGAACAACTATCGGCTTTATTCCCATTTCAAGAAGTTCTAACGTCAGATAAAGATTCCTACCTAGAAAGTTCACATCAAGAACGTTAATAACTACATCATAGTCCTCTTTTAGCAAAAATCCTCTAGCAACTTTTTCTTCCAGAGTGTAAGAAGTTAGACTGTATATTCCTGGAAGGTCTATAACATCTATCTCAAAACCTCTAAAAGTATAGTTTCCCATCTTCTTTTCAACAGTTACTCCAGGCCAATTCCCTACTTTTTCACTTGTTCCACACAAAGTATTAAGTATTGCAGTTTTTCCAACGTTAGGATTACCAACGAGGGCGACTTTTATTTTCCTTTTCACCCTTCCTCTCCTTCAACAGAGATCCTTTTTGCTACTCCTTTCCCAAGAGCAAATCTACTTCTGCATACCTCTACTATTAGAGGACCGGGAGGAGATTTTAAAACTCTTATCTTAGCCCCAGGATATATTCCCAAAGAGGCAAGCCGTCTTTTCATTCCGTACCCTCCGATTATATCTTTTACTACAACCTCTTTTCCTTCTGGAACTTCAAAAAGTTTCATCATTTCAACCTCCCTAATGTTAGATAATATTAACTTTTTAAGGATTGTCAATCTCAAGTTGTAAAGTATAATTCCCACAAAACCAAAAAGGAGGATAAAAATGGACATCAAGAAAATACCTGCCGGAAAGAACGTGCCAGAAGACATTTACGCAGTCATAGAAATACCACAAGGATCAAACGTTAAGTATGAAGTTGATAAAGAAAGTGGTGCAGTATTTGTTGACAGATTTTTATTTACCCCAATGTTCTACCCCGCAAACTACGGCTTCATTCCAAATACTTTAGCAGACGATGGTGATCCAATGGACATTCTTGTAATATCAAGACAGCCTGTAGTTCCCGGAAGCGTAATAAGGTGTAGACCTATTGGAGTCCTCGTTATGGAAGATGAAAGCGGACAAGACGAAAAGATTCTTGCAGTTCCAGTCAATAAGCTAGACCTCACATTTAAGAACATTAAAGAAATAACAGACCTACCTGAAGCAACACTAAATGAGATAAAACACTTCTTCGAACATTACAAGGACTTAGAGCCTGGAAAATGGGTTAAAGTAAAAGAGTTTAAAGGAAGCGACTTTGCAAAAGAGCTTATTAAGAAAGCTGTTGAAAACTACAAAGGATAAATCCTTTGCCCCCTTGGTTGGGGGCTTTTAAGAACTTTCTATAACCTTTAAACCTTTCTCCGTTATCTTCCTTCCTCTTGGTGTTCTGACGATAAGTCCAAGTTCTATAAGGTAAGGTTCATGAATATTCTCTATGGTGGAAGGATCCTCTTTAAGAACCGTCGCGAGAGCATTTAAGCCTACAGGACCTCCATTAAAAACTTCGGCAATCGTTCTTAAAATCTTTCTGTCCATATAGTCCAAACCAAGAGAGTCTATTCCAAGCTCAGAAAGTACTTCTTTTGCCTCTTCCTCACCTATTGAATTCCATTCTTTCACAACTTTATAATCTCTAAACCTTTTTAGCAGCTGATTCAAAATCCTAGGAGTTCCCCTACTTGAACGGGCAATGATTTTGCAAGCTTCTTGTGTCAAATTAATACCAAGTTTTTGAGAATTGACTTGGGCTATTTTTACAAGTTCTTCTACTTTGTAAAGTTCAAGTCTACAAACAATTCCAAACCTATTTCTAAAAGGAGAAGATAAAAGATCAAGCCTTGTTGTAGCTCCAATAAGAGTGAAAGGAAGAAGATCTATAGAAATGGAAGTTTTTTTAGAAGGCAAAACAACGTCTATTCTGAAATCTTCCATTGCCGAGTAAAGAGTTTCTTCTAAAGGTTTACTTAACCTATGAATCTCGTCAATAAAGAGAATATCTCCCTCATTTAAGGAAGTAATCAAAGCAACTAAATCCCCTTTCTTTTCTATTGTTGGAGCAGAAACAATTTTTAGGTCTTTTCCAAGTTCATTGGCTATTATCATAGAAAGGGTCGTCTTTCCCGTTCCCGGAGGTCCATAGAACAAAATGTGGTCAAGAGGTTCTCCTCTCTTTTTTGAAGATTCTATAGCAACCTTTAAGATTTTCTTTACCTTTTCTTGTCCTAAGAATTCCTCTAATTTTTTTGGACGATCTATCAAAACTTTTTCCCCGAAAGTTCTTTAGCTACAATTTTTACAACTTCTTGAAAACTTAA from Desulfurobacteriaceae bacterium carries:
- the ruvB gene encoding Holliday junction branch migration DNA helicase RuvB; translation: MIDRPKKLEEFLGQEKVKKILKVAIESSKKRGEPLDHILFYGPPGTGKTTLSMIIANELGKDLKIVSAPTIEKKGDLVALITSLNEGDILFIDEIHRLSKPLEETLYSAMEDFRIDVVLPSKKTSISIDLLPFTLIGATTRLDLLSSPFRNRFGIVCRLELYKVEELVKIAQVNSQKLGINLTQEACKIIARSSRGTPRILNQLLKRFRDYKVVKEWNSIGEEEAKEVLSELGIDSLGLDYMDRKILRTIAEVFNGGPVGLNALATVLKEDPSTIENIHEPYLIELGLIVRTPRGRKITEKGLKVIESS
- the ppa gene encoding inorganic diphosphatase; this translates as MDIKKIPAGKNVPEDIYAVIEIPQGSNVKYEVDKESGAVFVDRFLFTPMFYPANYGFIPNTLADDGDPMDILVISRQPVVPGSVIRCRPIGVLVMEDESGQDEKILAVPVNKLDLTFKNIKEITDLPEATLNEIKHFFEHYKDLEPGKWVKVKEFKGSDFAKELIKKAVENYKG
- a CDS encoding FeoA family protein, with product MMKLFEVPEGKEVVVKDIIGGYGMKRRLASLGIYPGAKIRVLKSPPGPLIVEVCRSRFALGKGVAKRISVEGEEG
- a CDS encoding FeoB small GTPase domain-containing protein produces the protein MKRKIKVALVGNPNVGKTAILNTLCGTSEKVGNWPGVTVEKKMGNYTFRGFEIDVIDLPGIYSLTSYTLEEKVARGFLLKEDYDVVINVLDVNFLGRNLYLTLELLEMGIKPIVVLNKIDDLESAGFSIDEKLLSQILGLPVISISAIKKRGFEELSETVLRVATKDLKPVGFTPTYSEDLENAISLLLLKLKDEKLSYNKRWFSIKLLEKDPEIVEEAKRLLSSKVEILKEIENIENFVKEKHQCDLPSFVAKERFILASKIARKVIKTVNEVHSETLSDKLDKIL